In the genome of Gloeotrichia echinulata CP02, one region contains:
- a CDS encoding geranylgeranyl reductase family protein — MYDSIIVGAGPAGGTAAYHLAKQGHSVLVVEKASLPRYKPCGGGVSPIVAQWFDFDFSPAISAKVDTLRFTWKLGDPVEAKIGIKEPVWMVRRDVFDYFLVQQGQKQGAELQDNTEVTGIEFQGDYWHVNTANGPVSGRYLIAADGAKGSMAKWLGFKDRKRRLAAALEAEVAADVSNKSMAHFEFGLIKNGYIWNFPKDDGYSIGVGTFIGGQPQNFKQILDEYAQSFNLDVKTSKQYGHPLCLWDGKQKLHTQNAILAGEAACVVDPLTAEGIRPSIFSGLLAAAAINQALSGNINALEEYTNAINEQWGSDMAWAQKIAAAFYRLPNIGYKAGVKSPSGPQIMGQILCGELHYSDIAGRALKRLIPGFGS, encoded by the coding sequence ATGTACGATAGCATCATCGTCGGTGCCGGACCCGCTGGTGGAACCGCTGCATATCATTTAGCCAAGCAAGGCCACTCCGTTTTAGTAGTGGAAAAAGCATCCCTACCAAGATATAAACCCTGTGGCGGTGGTGTGTCACCCATAGTCGCCCAATGGTTTGACTTTGATTTTAGCCCAGCGATTTCAGCGAAAGTAGATACTCTTCGCTTTACCTGGAAATTAGGCGACCCCGTAGAAGCAAAAATCGGCATTAAAGAACCAGTTTGGATGGTTAGGCGAGATGTTTTTGACTATTTCCTCGTGCAACAAGGCCAAAAGCAAGGTGCTGAACTGCAAGACAATACAGAAGTCACTGGTATTGAATTTCAAGGCGACTATTGGCATGTTAATACAGCCAATGGCCCAGTTTCAGGTCGCTACTTAATTGCGGCTGACGGCGCCAAAGGTTCTATGGCAAAATGGCTAGGCTTCAAAGACCGCAAACGCCGTTTAGCAGCAGCGTTGGAGGCAGAAGTAGCTGCAGATGTGTCGAATAAATCTATGGCACATTTTGAGTTTGGCTTAATCAAAAATGGCTACATCTGGAACTTTCCCAAGGATGATGGTTATTCGATTGGTGTCGGTACTTTCATCGGTGGCCAACCCCAAAATTTTAAGCAGATTTTGGATGAATACGCCCAATCATTTAATTTAGATGTCAAAACTAGCAAACAATATGGTCATCCCCTTTGCCTGTGGGATGGTAAGCAAAAGCTGCATACCCAAAATGCAATTTTAGCCGGGGAAGCGGCTTGTGTAGTTGACCCGTTGACAGCTGAAGGAATTCGCCCCTCAATTTTTAGCGGGTTGCTAGCAGCAGCTGCCATTAATCAAGCACTTTCTGGTAATATCAACGCTTTAGAAGAATACACTAATGCCATTAATGAACAATGGGGTTCTGATATGGCCTGGGCACAAAAAATAGCTGCAGCATTCTATCGTCTTCCCAACATTGGTTACAAAGCTGGTGTCAAAAGCCCTTCTGGTCCCCAAATCATGGGTCAAATACTTTGTGGCGAACTCCATTATAGCGACATTGCCGGTCGCGCCCTCAAGCGTTTAATCCCTGGTTTTGGTAGTTAG
- a CDS encoding CTB family bacteriocin, which produces MSNHIIISDWFVELSEQQQQMLSGGQNLVLPGGSPIGPLGRARTDGSETEFSDKTVQGVTTSGPLGSIGNSLGQASGAVTGATDSMILPPFIGSSETFN; this is translated from the coding sequence ATGTCAAATCACATAATTATATCAGACTGGTTTGTCGAATTATCAGAACAGCAACAACAGATGCTATCTGGCGGACAGAATCTTGTATTACCCGGTGGTTCGCCAATAGGTCCCCTCGGTAGAGCTAGAACAGACGGGTCAGAAACTGAATTTTCCGATAAAACTGTACAGGGGGTAACTACTTCCGGTCCTCTGGGTAGCATCGGTAACTCCCTAGGACAAGCTTCAGGCGCTGTTACTGGTGCAACAGATTCCATGATCTTGCCACCCTTTATCGGCAGTAGCGAAACATTCAATTGA
- a CDS encoding peptidase domain-containing ABC transporter — MLQFFKPNQKYQSVLQLSEEDCGAACLVSICKYYKRFLSINKSREAVGTGQLGTTLLGLKRGSEILGFNARAVKASPAIIDRIKEIRLPAIIHWHGYHWVVLYDKKGSKYVIADPSVGIRYVTRQEITTAWNGVMLLLEPDPDRFFEQTQEKSKGGFGRFLHRILPFRGLLAQVLMINIVLGLLALGTPVLIQLLTDDVLVRGDTQLLTVVVSAVVVMTLFSSSLQVVQATMIAHFGQRLQLGLVLEFGRIILQLPLAYYEARRSGEITSRLGDINEINQLVSQVVVLLPSQIFIAAISFCLMLLYSWQLTLAVILIAALMTLSSLPFLPILQQKTRNLLVLGAENQGVLVETFKGAQVIKTTNAAPQFWDEFQSRFGRLANLTFSTIQIGIINGTVARLLGTIGGVILLGIGSMLVMQGQLSIGQMLAFNALQVNVLTLISSLVSLVDQYFRSQTAISRLLEVIDATPEVVETSPKPVGKISGDADIRCSHLTFHHPGRVDLLEDFSIKIPGGKVTALIGQSGCGKSTLAKILSGLYQPSSGNIRIGFFNIHDLSLDCLRQQVVYVPQEPHFWSRSILDNFRLGTPYISFEDIVKACHIADADSFISQLPNKYQTVLGEFGANLSGGQRQRLAIARGILTDPPILILDEATAGLDPVSESHVLDRLLEYRKGKTTILITHRPSVIHRADWIVLLDKGKLQLQGTLESFLSQPGEHLQFLSI, encoded by the coding sequence ATGTTGCAATTCTTCAAACCCAATCAGAAATACCAATCTGTTTTACAATTAAGTGAAGAAGACTGTGGAGCCGCTTGTCTAGTTTCAATTTGTAAGTATTACAAACGCTTCTTAAGCATCAATAAAAGCCGAGAAGCAGTAGGAACTGGACAGTTAGGAACAACCTTATTAGGTTTAAAACGTGGGTCTGAGATTTTGGGTTTTAATGCTAGAGCAGTGAAAGCTTCACCGGCGATTATCGACAGAATCAAAGAAATCCGCCTACCAGCAATTATTCATTGGCATGGCTACCACTGGGTGGTTTTATATGATAAAAAGGGTAGTAAGTATGTAATTGCAGATCCATCAGTTGGCATCCGTTATGTCACCCGCCAAGAGATAACAACAGCTTGGAATGGGGTCATGCTTTTACTAGAGCCAGATCCAGACCGCTTTTTTGAGCAGACCCAAGAAAAATCTAAAGGTGGTTTCGGGCGCTTTTTGCACCGGATCTTACCATTTCGTGGATTACTGGCTCAGGTATTAATGATCAACATTGTCCTGGGTCTACTGGCTCTTGGTACTCCCGTTTTAATCCAACTGCTCACAGATGATGTATTGGTTCGCGGAGATACCCAATTACTCACCGTTGTAGTGTCAGCTGTTGTAGTCATGACCTTATTTAGTAGTAGTCTGCAAGTAGTGCAAGCGACTATGATTGCTCACTTTGGTCAACGGTTACAATTAGGGTTAGTCTTGGAATTTGGGCGGATAATTCTCCAATTACCTTTAGCTTACTACGAAGCCCGTCGCAGTGGCGAAATTACCAGCCGACTGGGAGATATTAATGAAATCAACCAATTAGTATCCCAGGTAGTAGTTCTTTTACCTAGCCAGATTTTTATTGCAGCCATTTCTTTTTGCTTAATGCTGTTGTACAGTTGGCAATTAACACTAGCAGTCATTCTGATCGCTGCATTAATGACTCTATCTAGCTTACCTTTCTTACCCATTCTCCAACAAAAAACCCGCAATCTCTTAGTTTTGGGAGCAGAAAATCAAGGCGTTTTGGTAGAAACATTTAAGGGAGCGCAGGTAATCAAAACCACAAATGCTGCTCCCCAATTTTGGGATGAATTCCAAAGTCGCTTTGGTCGTCTTGCAAATTTAACTTTCAGCACCATCCAAATCGGAATTATTAACGGTACTGTTGCTAGACTTCTTGGCACTATTGGTGGTGTAATTTTACTTGGGATTGGGAGTATGTTGGTGATGCAGGGTCAATTAAGTATCGGTCAAATGCTGGCTTTTAACGCCCTACAGGTCAATGTTTTAACTTTAATTAGTTCGCTAGTTAGCTTAGTAGATCAATATTTTCGCTCGCAAACAGCAATTTCTCGCCTTTTAGAAGTTATCGATGCGACGCCGGAAGTGGTCGAAACTAGTCCAAAGCCTGTAGGAAAAATCTCTGGTGATGCAGATATTCGTTGTTCTCATCTCACATTTCACCACCCTGGAAGAGTTGATTTATTAGAAGATTTTTCCATCAAGATTCCTGGGGGAAAAGTAACTGCTTTAATTGGTCAATCAGGTTGTGGTAAAAGTACTTTAGCAAAAATATTATCAGGTTTATATCAACCCAGTTCTGGGAATATCAGGATTGGCTTTTTTAACATCCATGACCTTTCTCTTGATTGCTTACGACAACAAGTAGTTTATGTCCCCCAAGAACCACATTTTTGGAGTCGCTCAATTTTGGACAACTTCCGCCTAGGAACGCCTTATATTTCCTTTGAAGATATTGTTAAAGCTTGTCATATTGCTGATGCAGATAGCTTTATTAGTCAACTCCCAAATAAGTATCAAACTGTGTTAGGAGAATTTGGTGCTAATCTCTCTGGTGGACAAAGACAAAGATTAGCGATCGCCAGAGGTATCCTCACCGATCCACCTATACTCATTTTAGATGAAGCAACTGCTGGACTCGATCCAGTTAGCGAATCTCACGTACTAGATCGGCTGTTGGAATATCGTAAAGGTAAAACTACAATTCTCATTACTCATCGTCCTAGTGTCATCCATCGAGCTGATTGGATCGTGCTACTAGATAAGGGTAAACTACAACTACAAGGGACATTAGAAAGTTTTCTTTCTCAGCCAGGTGAGCATCTGCAGTTTTTATCAATCTGA
- a CDS encoding CTB family bacteriocin, whose product MSHQITASELFVELCVQQQESITGGADFELSGSNYANRIVSLQGFTTSGPNGSTANSVGQTSAVNTASQDLLGLGVATLPTGLGALGPAPTLTGLL is encoded by the coding sequence ATGTCACATCAAATCACTGCATCCGAGTTGTTTGTCGAATTATGTGTTCAGCAACAGGAGAGTATAACTGGCGGTGCTGACTTTGAATTAAGTGGGAGCAATTACGCTAACAGAATTGTCAGTTTACAGGGGTTCACCACTTCCGGTCCTAATGGTAGCACCGCCAACTCCGTAGGACAAACTTCAGCTGTTAATACTGCTTCTCAAGATTTGTTGGGATTGGGTGTAGCAACTCTACCAACTGGACTTGGCGCTTTAGGTCCTGCACCCACTCTCACCGGCTTACTATAG
- a CDS encoding CTB family bacteriocin yields MSDPIIASKLFVKLSEEQQELLGGGADYELNNTNFAERVKASIESRANGPLGDAAFSLDLDKSINTAAQDFLGFGGVIPENITALPPPPIL; encoded by the coding sequence ATGTCAGATCCAATCATTGCATCCAAGTTGTTTGTCAAGTTATCTGAGGAGCAACAGGAGCTTCTAGGTGGTGGCGCTGACTATGAACTAAATAACACTAATTTTGCCGAAAGAGTGAAAGCTTCTATTGAGTCTAGGGCGAATGGACCTCTAGGCGATGCTGCTTTCTCCCTTGACTTGGATAAGTCTATTAATACCGCAGCACAAGATTTCTTGGGCTTCGGTGGAGTTATTCCTGAGAACATCACAGCTTTACCTCCTCCACCCATCCTTTAA
- a CDS encoding alpha/beta fold hydrolase: MTTTTAFTSTKTWIWQGFPISYQSQGTSGPAVVLVHGFGASWGHWRQNIPILAENCRVYAIDLIGFGGSAKPKPGENIAYTLENWGQQVADFCREVVGEAAFLVGNSIGCIVVMQAAVSNPDIALGVALLNCSLRLLHDRKRVTLPWSRRFGAPLLQRLLSIKPVGEFFFNQLANPKTVRKILLQAYANSAAVTDELVDILIAPAGDPGAGAVFLAFTAYSTGPLPEDLLPILPCPAIILWGTADPWEPVDLGRELANYPQVQKFIPLEGVGHCPQDEAPELVNPILLDWIGQINP; this comes from the coding sequence ATGACTACTACAACCGCATTTACCTCGACAAAAACCTGGATTTGGCAAGGTTTTCCCATCAGCTATCAAAGTCAAGGCACTAGTGGACCTGCTGTAGTGCTGGTGCATGGCTTTGGCGCTTCCTGGGGGCACTGGCGTCAAAATATCCCTATATTAGCCGAAAATTGCCGTGTTTATGCTATAGATTTAATTGGCTTTGGTGGTTCAGCTAAACCCAAGCCTGGTGAAAACATAGCGTATACACTGGAAAATTGGGGACAGCAAGTGGCAGATTTTTGCCGCGAAGTTGTCGGTGAGGCAGCTTTTTTAGTGGGAAATTCCATTGGCTGTATTGTGGTTATGCAAGCGGCGGTTAGTAACCCCGATATCGCCTTAGGAGTAGCCTTGCTCAACTGTTCTTTACGCCTGTTGCACGATCGCAAACGGGTAACTCTACCCTGGTCTCGTCGCTTTGGTGCGCCCCTCTTGCAACGGCTATTATCAATCAAACCAGTTGGTGAATTCTTTTTCAATCAACTTGCCAATCCCAAAACTGTGCGGAAGATTCTACTCCAAGCCTATGCTAATTCGGCGGCGGTGACAGATGAACTAGTAGATATTCTGATAGCACCAGCAGGTGATCCAGGGGCTGGCGCTGTGTTTCTTGCTTTTACGGCTTATTCCACAGGACCGCTACCGGAAGACTTGTTACCTATTTTACCTTGCCCTGCAATTATTTTATGGGGAACTGCTGACCCTTGGGAACCAGTTGATTTAGGTAGAGAGTTGGCAAATTACCCCCAAGTACAAAAGTTTATTCCCCTAGAAGGGGTAGGACATTGCCCCCAGGATGAAGCGCCGGAGTTAGTAAATCCGATTCTACTCGATTGGATTGGGCAGATCAATCCTTGA
- a CDS encoding thioredoxin family protein — protein MNIVETIDTTVGSYAPDFELPGIDNQVHHLSRYLNKFRAVGVISMCNHCPYVGLYVDRLKNIQAEFTNSGLTLIGLNGNDANRQTMESFENMKAFAQSHKLNFPYLWDPTQDVTRSFGATKTPMAFLIDRNGIVRYKGRIDDHPEHPSAVGEDYLRNAIAALFNGQDIRIWETEAIGTSLIWRN, from the coding sequence ATGAATATAGTAGAAACAATTGATACGACCGTTGGGAGTTATGCACCAGATTTTGAACTGCCAGGAATTGACAATCAAGTACACCATCTCAGCCGTTACCTTAACAAGTTCCGCGCCGTGGGCGTCATTTCCATGTGCAACCACTGTCCTTACGTAGGGTTGTATGTAGACAGGCTCAAAAATATTCAAGCAGAATTTACCAACAGCGGCTTGACATTGATTGGATTGAATGGTAATGATGCTAATCGGCAGACTATGGAAAGCTTTGAAAATATGAAAGCTTTTGCCCAGAGTCACAAATTGAACTTCCCCTATCTGTGGGACCCAACTCAAGATGTGACCCGCAGCTTTGGTGCTACTAAAACACCAATGGCGTTCTTAATAGATAGAAATGGTATAGTCCGATATAAAGGAAGGATTGACGATCATCCCGAACACCCATCAGCCGTGGGAGAGGATTATCTGAGAAACGCGATCGCCGCTTTGTTTAATGGTCAAGACATACGCATTTGGGAAACTGAAGCCATCGGTACTTCATTAATCTGGCGGAACTAG
- a CDS encoding CTB family bacteriocin: MSYDNITLELFVDLSDEQQELLCGGVGPSQGFKFGDPIPSIAALGNAPLITGSENFGRTANLNGRTTSGPNGSLGNSIADRSGRTTAAQNVMILPPDFEFSQTGR, encoded by the coding sequence ATGTCATACGATAACATCACGCTGGAGTTGTTTGTCGATTTATCTGATGAGCAACAAGAACTGCTTTGTGGTGGTGTCGGCCCATCGCAGGGGTTTAAATTTGGCGATCCCATACCATCAATAGCTGCTCTAGGAAACGCACCATTAATCACTGGGTCAGAAAACTTTGGGAGGACTGCAAATTTAAATGGAAGAACAACTTCAGGTCCAAATGGCAGCCTTGGTAACTCTATTGCCGACCGTTCAGGCAGAACCACCGCTGCACAAAATGTGATGATCCTGCCACCAGATTTCGAGTTCAGCCAAACAGGAAGATAA
- a CDS encoding CTB family bacteriocin gives MSDQIISSEWLVELSDGQLEMLAGGDSTQSSNNFAQRVANTNGTTTTGPQGNVTETNNQISEIVSGGHNLLSTDATGMSPFGSPFNSFNNIPSVNNVGAMSIQPNNSSPF, from the coding sequence ATGTCAGATCAAATCATCTCATCGGAGTGGCTTGTCGAGTTATCTGATGGACAACTGGAAATGCTAGCTGGTGGCGACTCTACCCAGAGCAGCAATAATTTTGCTCAAAGGGTTGCTAATACAAATGGTACTACTACTACTGGTCCACAAGGCAATGTCACGGAAACTAATAACCAGATTTCAGAAATTGTTTCCGGTGGACACAATTTATTGTCAACGGATGCTACAGGAATGTCTCCGTTTGGTAGTCCGTTTAATAGTTTTAACAATATACCAAGCGTCAACAACGTAGGCGCAATGAGCATCCAACCAAACAACAGTAGTCCCTTCTGA
- a CDS encoding AbrB family transcriptional regulator, translated as MTETATAPLTGKTLLAKVKELSNLPRRERAKQCGYYTVTKNNQVRVNLTDFYDALLSARGIPLSPEAPKDGRGREPTYRVSVHQNGQIVIGATYTKAMGLKPGDEFEIRLGYKHIHLIQLGESDKKLTQPDLDEEDIDDEDLEDEE; from the coding sequence ATGACTGAAACTGCAACCGCGCCATTAACCGGAAAAACACTACTTGCTAAAGTAAAAGAACTTTCCAATTTACCACGTCGAGAAAGAGCCAAACAGTGTGGCTATTACACTGTTACTAAAAATAACCAGGTTCGTGTCAATCTCACAGATTTTTATGATGCCTTGTTATCGGCCAGAGGAATCCCTCTGAGTCCAGAAGCACCCAAAGATGGGCGTGGTCGTGAACCGACGTATCGTGTTAGCGTGCATCAAAATGGCCAGATTGTGATTGGTGCCACATACACCAAAGCAATGGGCTTAAAGCCTGGGGATGAATTTGAAATTAGACTGGGATACAAGCATATTCACCTGATCCAACTCGGTGAAAGTGATAAAAAATTAACCCAGCCAGATCTAGATGAAGAGGATATTGATGACGAAGATCTAGAAGACGAGGAGTAA
- a CDS encoding CTB family bacteriocin, giving the protein MSNPIIASDLFTELSNGQQEVVTGGADFELSGSNYANRLANLQGFTTSGPNGSGASSIGQTSAVNTASQDLLGLGVAQLPTGIGALGGAPVLTGLAGSPTTGGNSFTNPAASPLGGFGLGSNQ; this is encoded by the coding sequence ATGTCAAATCCAATAATTGCATCCGACTTGTTTACAGAGCTATCTAATGGGCAACAAGAGGTTGTCACCGGCGGTGCCGACTTTGAGTTAAGCGGCAGTAATTACGCTAATAGACTAGCTAATTTACAAGGTTTCACCACTTCCGGTCCCAATGGTAGCGGCGCCAGCTCTATAGGTCAAACTTCAGCCGTCAATACTGCATCTCAAGATTTATTGGGATTGGGTGTGGCACAACTTCCTACAGGAATCGGTGCATTGGGTGGCGCACCGGTTCTCACTGGTTTAGCAGGAAGCCCAACAACTGGTGGAAACTCCTTCACAAATCCTGCGGCCAGCCCCTTAGGCGGCTTCGGTTTAGGTAGTAACCAATAA
- the frr gene encoding ribosome recycling factor — MTLSEAESTMQKTVEATQRAFNTIRTGRANASLLDKVLVDYYGSPTPLKSLANISTPDASTILIQPYDKKSLNIVEKAISLSDVGLTPSNDGSVIRLNIPPLTSDRRKELVKLATKYAEEGRVGIRNIRRDAMDSIRKQEKSAAIPEDEARDQQDKLQKLTNKYIARIDELLVEKEKDISTV; from the coding sequence GTGACATTATCTGAAGCTGAGAGTACGATGCAAAAGACCGTTGAAGCAACTCAACGCGCTTTTAACACTATTCGCACTGGTCGCGCCAATGCGAGTTTACTAGATAAAGTGTTGGTGGACTACTATGGTTCACCCACACCCCTAAAATCACTGGCAAATATTAGCACGCCAGACGCCTCAACGATCCTCATTCAGCCCTACGATAAGAAGAGCTTGAATATAGTCGAAAAGGCCATTTCTTTGTCTGATGTGGGTTTAACCCCCAGTAATGACGGTTCTGTCATCCGCCTGAATATTCCGCCGTTGACCAGCGATAGACGTAAAGAATTAGTCAAACTCGCCACCAAGTATGCAGAAGAAGGTCGCGTTGGTATTCGCAATATCCGCCGTGATGCTATGGACTCTATTCGTAAACAAGAAAAAAGCGCCGCTATCCCTGAAGATGAAGCACGCGATCAGCAGGACAAACTGCAAAAACTGACAAACAAATATATTGCCAGAATCGATGAACTGCTGGTAGAAAAGGAAAAAGACATCTCCACTGTCTAA
- a CDS encoding HlyD family efflux transporter periplasmic adaptor subunit encodes MNLLRQKENYVWNKFSEPNLEQLPLLETNEFLPRINKWTTIGGAVLVISFIAGVSLSSVLNYNVTVKVPANIRPVGELRVVQSEVTGTIQKITAQENQVVAQGDAIAYVDDSRLQNQKSQLQNSIQHSQLQLSQIDAQNGHINAQIAAETRLISRNLISAQADLAGTQRNYQDQQIKATAEMIQAQATFKLARNQLDRLQREKVLTATVKEAEAALNLAKVQRERLEPIVMSGAVPRSLFEEKQQAVTSAEAKLEEAKARAKDLMEEKQQAMKVAQINLEKAKTAVNPSNATVTVARERINQEQSKGEATLAALKKEQETLIQQRLELEKQVISNRKELKQLETDLNKSVIRSPIAGTLLQLNLRNQGQVVQPSEAIAQIAPLDAPLLIKAQVQAQDIDKVKPGQKVQMQVSACPYPDYGTLKGTVKTVAPDALPVVQNSVSSAPRLPQLTAYEVTIKPQTLYVGRGDRQCHLQPGMEGRTDIISREETVLQFVLRKARIITNL; translated from the coding sequence GTGAACTTATTACGCCAAAAGGAAAATTATGTTTGGAATAAATTTAGTGAACCCAATCTAGAGCAGCTCCCTTTACTTGAAACTAACGAGTTTCTCCCCCGGATCAATAAATGGACTACCATCGGTGGCGCAGTTCTAGTGATTTCCTTTATCGCTGGGGTGAGTCTCTCATCTGTTCTCAATTACAACGTCACAGTCAAAGTGCCGGCGAATATCCGACCTGTGGGAGAATTGCGTGTAGTTCAGTCTGAGGTTACGGGCACTATTCAAAAGATTACAGCCCAAGAAAATCAGGTTGTGGCTCAGGGGGATGCGATCGCTTACGTTGATGATTCCCGCCTTCAGAACCAAAAAAGCCAACTACAAAACAGTATTCAGCACAGTCAATTACAATTAAGTCAAATCGATGCTCAGAATGGTCACATCAATGCTCAAATCGCTGCTGAAACCCGTTTAATTAGCCGTAATTTAATCTCGGCTCAGGCTGACCTAGCTGGGACTCAACGTAACTATCAAGATCAGCAAATTAAAGCTACAGCTGAAATGATACAAGCACAAGCAACTTTTAAGTTAGCTAGAAACCAGCTAGACCGATTACAGCGGGAAAAAGTATTAACAGCAACTGTTAAAGAAGCAGAAGCGGCGTTGAATTTAGCTAAAGTGCAAAGAGAACGATTGGAGCCAATAGTCATGTCAGGCGCTGTTCCTCGCAGTCTATTTGAGGAAAAACAACAAGCAGTTACCTCTGCTGAAGCAAAGCTAGAAGAAGCTAAAGCTAGGGCTAAAGATCTAATGGAAGAAAAACAACAAGCCATGAAGGTCGCCCAGATAAACCTAGAAAAAGCAAAAACTGCTGTTAATCCTAGTAATGCTACTGTCACTGTGGCTAGGGAACGAATTAACCAAGAACAGTCGAAGGGAGAGGCTACATTAGCGGCTTTGAAAAAAGAACAAGAAACTCTCATCCAGCAGCGTCTTGAACTGGAAAAGCAAGTTATTAGCAATCGCAAAGAACTCAAACAGCTAGAAACTGACCTGAATAAGAGCGTGATTCGCTCGCCCATCGCCGGTACACTGTTGCAATTGAATCTTCGTAACCAAGGACAGGTAGTACAACCCAGTGAAGCGATCGCTCAGATTGCTCCCCTTGACGCTCCTTTGTTGATTAAGGCTCAAGTCCAGGCTCAAGATATTGACAAGGTAAAACCAGGTCAAAAAGTTCAGATGCAGGTTTCTGCTTGTCCCTATCCAGACTACGGTACTCTCAAAGGAACAGTGAAAACTGTCGCCCCAGATGCTCTACCAGTTGTACAAAATAGCGTATCTTCCGCCCCTCGTCTTCCCCAGCTTACCGCTTATGAAGTCACCATTAAGCCGCAAACTCTATATGTCGGTAGAGGCGATCGCCAGTGTCATCTCCAACCTGGAATGGAAGGTAGAACTGATATTATTTCCCGCGAAGAAACTGTACTTCAGTTCGTTCTCAGAAAAGCCAGAATAATCACAAATTTGTAA
- a CDS encoding CTB family bacteriocin, translating into MSHQITASELCVELSAQQQEFLTGGADFELSGTNFANRLANLQGLTTSGPNGSGASSIGTTSAVNTAAQDLLGLGVAQLPTGLGALGAAPVLTGLAVPTSTGVGGLTLPTIPGA; encoded by the coding sequence ATGTCACATCAAATAACTGCATCGGAGTTATGTGTCGAATTATCTGCTCAACAACAAGAATTTCTCACTGGTGGTGCGGACTTTGAATTGAGCGGCACCAATTTCGCCAACAGACTAGCTAATTTACAAGGGTTAACCACTTCCGGTCCCAATGGCAGCGGCGCCAGCTCTATAGGTACTACTTCGGCTGTCAATACCGCAGCCCAAGATTTGTTGGGATTGGGTGTGGCACAACTTCCTACAGGACTTGGTGCATTGGGTGCTGCTCCGGTTCTCACCGGTTTAGCAGTCCCCACAAGCACAGGAGTTGGGGGACTCACCTTACCAACAATCCCAGGCGCCTAA
- the pyrH gene encoding UMP kinase, with translation MGTNYRRVLLKLSGEALMGNMGYGIDPEVVKGIAQEVEEVVATGVQIAIVVGGGNIFRGVKAASAGMDRATADYIGMIATVMNAMTLQDSLEHIGVQTRVQTAIAMQELAEPYIRRRAIRHLEKGRVVIFGAGSGNPFFTTDTAAALRAAEIDAEVIFKATKVDGVYDADPHIYPQAKRYTSLTYAHVLAKDLRVMDSTAIALCKENNIPILVFDLTVRGNIHRAVMGESIGTLVGGSCDII, from the coding sequence ATGGGAACGAATTACCGACGGGTTTTACTCAAACTGAGCGGTGAAGCCTTAATGGGCAATATGGGCTACGGCATTGATCCAGAAGTGGTCAAAGGAATAGCCCAGGAAGTAGAAGAGGTGGTAGCAACTGGCGTTCAGATCGCTATCGTCGTTGGTGGCGGCAATATTTTTCGTGGCGTCAAAGCGGCGTCGGCGGGTATGGACCGCGCCACCGCTGACTACATCGGCATGATTGCCACGGTAATGAACGCCATGACGCTACAAGATTCGCTAGAACATATAGGGGTACAGACGCGGGTTCAAACCGCGATCGCTATGCAAGAATTAGCAGAACCGTATATTCGTCGTCGCGCCATCCGTCACCTAGAAAAAGGACGGGTGGTAATTTTTGGTGCTGGTTCGGGAAATCCCTTCTTTACCACTGACACCGCTGCAGCCTTAAGAGCCGCAGAAATTGATGCTGAAGTGATTTTTAAAGCCACCAAGGTAGACGGCGTATACGATGCTGACCCCCATATTTATCCCCAGGCCAAGCGTTACACTAGCCTCACCTACGCCCACGTTTTGGCTAAGGATTTGCGGGTAATGGATAGTACCGCCATCGCCTTGTGTAAAGAAAATAATATCCCCATTCTTGTCTTTGACTTAACGGTGAGAGGTAACATCCACCGCGCAGTCATGGGAGAATCTATCGGCACCCTTGTGGGAGGTTCTTGTGACATTATCTGA